Proteins encoded in a region of the Azospirillum sp. TSH58 genome:
- a CDS encoding ABC transporter substrate-binding protein, with amino-acid sequence MTAATASILCPALRPALRLLLPVLLALFAAILPARAEYWTIASEDHFPPYNYSFNGTRTGIDTEIVVALLKELNITPVHRPLSWTEVVRSMDENTADVGFQFIASPARFAQYNMIGPFRTGTTVFMVRKDSPIAFERLEDLTPYRIGVVDGFAYAPDFDAATYLEKVPSSSNVVNFRRLILGRVDVIVGDLHVLNHMAKQDGRLKDVRVLPKPLGLIPRYIAMPKARKEKAERLQAAFVKLRDNGTITRILDSWLAE; translated from the coding sequence ATGACGGCGGCGACGGCGTCCATCCTGTGCCCGGCCCTGCGCCCGGCCCTGCGGCTCCTGCTGCCGGTCCTGCTGGCGCTGTTCGCCGCGATCCTTCCGGCGCGCGCCGAATACTGGACCATCGCGTCGGAAGACCATTTCCCGCCCTACAACTACTCCTTCAACGGCACCCGCACGGGGATCGACACCGAGATCGTCGTCGCCCTGCTGAAGGAGCTGAACATCACACCGGTCCACCGGCCCTTGTCCTGGACCGAGGTCGTCCGGTCGATGGACGAGAACACCGCCGACGTCGGGTTCCAGTTCATCGCCTCCCCCGCCCGTTTCGCGCAGTACAACATGATCGGCCCGTTCCGCACCGGCACGACCGTCTTCATGGTGCGCAAGGACTCCCCCATCGCCTTCGAGCGGCTGGAGGACCTGACCCCCTACCGCATCGGCGTGGTCGACGGCTTCGCCTACGCCCCGGACTTCGACGCCGCGACCTATCTGGAAAAGGTCCCGTCGAGCAGCAACGTGGTCAATTTCCGCCGCCTGATCCTGGGCCGGGTGGACGTGATCGTCGGCGACCTGCATGTGCTGAACCACATGGCCAAGCAGGACGGGCGGCTGAAGGACGTGCGCGTCCTGCCCAAGCCGCTGGGCCTGATCCCCCGCTACATCGCCATGCCCAAGGCGCGCAAGGAGAAGGCGGAGCGGCTGCAGGCCGCCTTCGTCAAGCTGCGCGACAACGGCACGATCACCCGCATCCTCGACTCCTGGCTGGCGGAGTGA